The Lactuca sativa cultivar Salinas chromosome 2, Lsat_Salinas_v11, whole genome shotgun sequence genome includes a window with the following:
- the LOC111893151 gene encoding IQ domain-containing protein IQM6: protein MGSSFSWPYANINDLDDHIESIISKSLSFKEQDVRTVLRSFSFDDIRSSKPAKMRSFRSNSMIRGSLSFNGRERKKASTFKRSSTEKYQKPAKTTLENTLLEPETKRVDPETHGPEPPSPKSPMNRDLAALKLQKTYKSFRTRRQLADCAVLVEQRWWKLLDFAQLKCSSVSFFEVEKPETAVSRWSRARTRAAKVGKGLSKNEKARKLALQHWLEAIDPRHRYGHNLQFYYAKWLHCESRQPFFYWLDIGEGKEVNLERCSRTKLLQQCIKYLGPTEREAYEVIVEDGKFMYKHNKIIIDTTGESDDVKWIFVLSTSMVLYIGMKQKGKFQHSSFLAGGATISAGRVVIKDGVLKAVWPHSGHYLPTEENFDAFLTFLMQHNVDVHAVKKSPDNEEEEASFEIAGFGMRNSVSEPSIFEGIIQTNTKTYQRKNSRKDRCRNRVYLSTDLKEKITKLEIPKNEKVILAFQNQALEPEPESESESESESDRTTDYDTAEEFLSDFELMVSKKNLFDYGEEDGAYDEQHVTQEKIMKRINSHKENKSFQLGKQLSCKWTTGAGPRIGCVRDYPLELQARAMEEMCLSPKCSATSPKGSAMSPRRFGMLLETSSPVKKSPLGHGQNLEIAMVF, encoded by the exons ATGGGATCATCTTTTTCATGGCCATACGCAAATATCAACGACCTGGATGATCACATCGAATCAATCATATCCAAATCGTTAAGCTTCAAAGAACAAGATGTAAGAACAGTGTTAAGATCATTCAGCTTTGACGACATTCGTTCTTCCAAGCCTGCAAAGATGAGATCATTTCGTTCAAATAGTATGATCCGAGGGTCTCTAAGCTTTAATGGGAGGGAACGCAAAAAAGCATCTACCTTTAAACGTTCTTCCACAGAAAAATATCAAAAACCTGCAAAAACAACCCTCGAAAACACATTGCTTGAACCTGAAACAAAACGGGTCGACCCGGAAACACATGGACCTGAACCACCATCGCCTAAGTCACCCATGAATCGTGATCTTGCTGCTCTTAAGTTGCAGAAAACTTATAAAAGTTTCAGAACCAGAAGGCAGTTAGCTGATTGTGCAGTTTTGGTCGAGCAAAGATG GTGGAAGCTTTTGGATTTTGCTCAGCTGAAATGCAGTTCAGTATCATTCTTTGAAGTTGAGAAACCAGAAACAGCTGTTTCACGTTGGTCAAGAGCAAGAACTCGGGCTGCAAAG GTGGGAAAAGGGTTGTCAAAAAACGAAAAAGCTCGTAAACTTGCCTTACAACATTGGCTCGAAGCA ATTGATCCACGACATCGTTATGGTCATAATCTTCAATTTTATTACGCCAAATGGCTTCATTGTGAAAGCAGACAACCCTTTTTCTATTG GCTTGACATAGGGGAAGGGAAAGAAGTAAACCTTGAAAGATGCTCAAGAACAAAGCTTCTTCAACAATGCATCAAATATCTAGGCCCA ACAGAAAGGGAGGCGTATGAAGTTATAGTGGAAGATGGAAAATTTATGTACAAACATAATAAGATTATAATAGATACAACGGGTGAATCGGATGATGTTAAGTGGATATTTGTTCTTAGCACATCAATGGTTTTATATATTGGAATGAAACAAAAAGGAAAATTTCAACATTCAAGTTTTTTAGCTGGTGGAGCTACAATATCTGCTGGAAGAGTGGTGATTAAAGATGGTGTTCTAAAG GCTGTTTGGCCTCATAGTGGACATTATCTCCCTacagaagaaaactttgatgccTTCTTAACATTCCTTATGCAACACAATGTTGATGTTCATGCTGTTAAG AAAAGCCCAgataatgaagaagaagaagcaagtTTTGAAATTGCTGGATTTGGTATGAGAAATAGTGTATCAGAACCGAGTATCTTTGAAGGCATAATACAAACAAACACCAAAACGTATCAAAGAAAGAACTCTAGAAAAGATCGATGCAGAAATCGTGTATATTTATCAACCGATTTGAAGGAAAAGATAACCAAACTTGAAATTCCAAAGAATGAAAAAGTTATCTTGGCTTTCCAGAATCAAGCTCTAGAACCAGAACcggaatcggaatcggaatcggaatcggaatcAGATAGAACCACGGATTATGACACGGCAGAGgagtttttatctgattttgaaCTTATGGTTTCCAAAAAGAATCTATTTGATTATGGtgaagaagatggagcatatgaTGAACAACATGTCACACAAGAGAAGATTATGAAGAGGATAAATTCTCATAAAGAAAACAAGTCTTTTCAATTGGGTAAGCAACTTAGTTGCAAATGGACAACTGGAGCTGGGCCCCGCATTGGGTGTGTACGGGATTACCCTTTGGAGCTACAAGCACGTGCTATGGAAGAAATGTGTTTGTCACCCAAATGTAGTGCCACATCACCCAAAGGTAGTGCCATGTCACCTCGAAGATTTGGGATGCTTCTAGAAACAAGTAGTCCGGTTAAGAAAAGTCCACTTGGTCATGGCCAAAATCTTGAAATTGCAATGGTTTTTTAA